One part of the Solanum dulcamara chromosome 3, daSolDulc1.2, whole genome shotgun sequence genome encodes these proteins:
- the LOC129882494 gene encoding receptor-like protein kinase FERONIA encodes MADDSKFCFLLVSTFLLLAVVVNVTLAANYVPGDYILLNCGGPDNLPDADGRRWRTDIGSKYMLGSKSLFSDAADQKPSVPQVPFMSARVFQSEFTYSFPVASGRKFVRLYFYPSSYNKLNATNAIFSVTTGRYTLLRNFSAAQTAEALNYDYLTKEFSIYVPSETLNITFTPSPNTSNSFAFVNGIEIISHPNIYNTEDGTTFIVGQESPFIIDNSTALENVYRLNVGGNVISPSGDTGMFRSWGDDSQYIFAAASGVTDTADDENVRISYPEGAPSYVAPIDVYKTARSMGPTFQINLQYNLSWVFSVDSGFSYLVRLHFCEITKNITKDNQRVFVIYMNNQTAEPAMDVIAWAGSNGVPFHKDYVVSVPSGPSQQDLWLALHPNVASKSNWYDAILNGIEIFKVSDTNENLAGPNPVPVAEPDHIDPLPSKTGQSKNNRSAIGGGVGGGIAAIVLIGLVVCLILRRRKGGKVQSPSDGPSGWLPLSLYGNSHTSGSAKTNTTGSYASSLPSNLCRHFSFAEIKAATNNFDEALLLGVGGFGKVYQGEIDGGTKVAIKRGNPLSEQGVHEFQTEIEMLSKLRHRHLVSLIGYCEENCEMILVYDYMAHGTLREHLYKTQKPPLPWKQRLEICIGAARGLHYLHTGAKHTIIHRDVKTTNILLDEKWVAKVSDFGLSKTGPTLDHTHVSTVVKGSFGYLDPEYFRRQQLTDKSDVYSFGVVLFEILCARPALNPTLPKEQVSLAEWAFHCYKKGTFDQIIDPYLKGKLAPECLKKFTETAVKCVSDVGVDRPSMGDVLWNLEFALQLQESAEECGKGFGKMDIEEGFDVTCKGKKDLNETPGYDASMTDSRSSGISMSIGGRSLASEDSDGLTPSAVFSQIMNPKGR; translated from the coding sequence ATGGCAGATGACAGTAAATTCTGTTTTTTATTGGTTTCCACATTTTTGTTGTTGGCTGTTGTGGTTAATGTGACGTTGGCTGCCAATTATGTGCCCGGTGACTACATTCTGTTGAACTGTGGAGGTCCTGACAATCTCCCAGATGCTGATGGTCGGAGATGGCGCACAGATATTGGGTCAAAGTATATGTTGGGTAGTAAGTCATTATTCTCTGATGCTGCTGATCAAAAGCCCTCTGTCCCTCAAGTTCCTTTTATGTCTGCCCGTGTTTTCCAGTCTGAGTTCACATATAGTTTCCCTGTAGCATCTGGTCGTAAGTTTGTCCGTCTGTATTTCTATCCCTCGTCTTACAACAAGCTTAATGCTACTAATGCCATCTTCAGTGTGACCACTGGACGATATACCTTACTTAGAAACTTCAGTGCAGCACAAACTGCTGAAGCTCTCAACTATGATTACTTGACCAAGGAATTCTCGATATATGTGCCATCTGAAACTTTGAACATTACATTCACACCCTCTCCAAATACTTCAAACTCCTTTGCGTTTGTCAATGGGATTGAGATTATTTCACATCCTAATATCTATAACACAGAAGATGGAACTACCTTCATTGTGGGTCAGGAATCCCCTTTCATCATTGACAATTCTACTGCCTTGGAAAATGTGTATCGCCTTAATGTGGGAGGCAATGTAATCTCACCATCAGGTGATACTGGTATGTTTAGGTCATGGGGTGATGACTCACAGTATATTTTTGCAGCAGCCAGCGGAGTTACAGATACTGCCGATGATGAGAATGTCAGAATAAGCTATCCCGAAGGAGCGCCATCCTACGTTGCCCCAATTGATGTCTATAAGACAGCTAGGTCAATGGGTCCAACTTTTCAAATTAACCTGCAATACAATTTGAGTTGGGTTTTCTCAGTTGATTCAGGGTTCTCTTATCTTGTTAGGCTCCATTTCTGTGAAATCACAAAAAATATCACAAAAGACAACCAGAGGGTGTTTGTCATCTACATGAATAATCAGACTGCAGAACCTGCAATGGATGTCATTGCTTGGGCTGGAAGCAACGGAGTTCCTTTTCACAAGGATTATGTGGTCTCTGTTCCTTCTGGGCCTTCACAGCAGGATCTTTGGCTTGCCCTCCATCCAAACGTTGCTTCAAAATCCAATTGGTATGATGCAATTTTGAATGGAATAGAAATTTTCAAAGTGAGTGACACCAACGAAAACCTTGCTGGGCCTAATCCTGTTCCAGTTGCAGAACCAGATCATATTGACCCTCTGCCGTCCAAAACAGGtcaatcaaaaaataatagatCGGCTATTGGTGGAGGCGTTGGAGGTGGAATTGCTGCCATAGTTCTTATTGGTTTAGTTGTATGCCTTATCCTGCGCCGCCGGAAAGGTGGGAAGGTCCAAAGTCCAAGTGATGGACCATCAGGCTGGCTCCCTCTTTCTTTGTATGGAAATTCACATACTTCTGGTTCCGCTAAGACGAACACTACAGGCAGTTATGCTTCGTCCCTCCCATCAAACCTTTGTCGTCACTTTTCATTTGCTGAGATCAAGGCAGCCACCAATAACTTCGATGAAGCACTGCTTCTTGGGGTGGGCGGTTTTGGCAAAGTATACCAGGGAGAAATTGATGGTGGCACAAAAGTTGCTATCAAACGTGGGAATCCTCTCTCTGAGCAAGGTGTTCATGAATTCCAAACTGAAATTGAAATGCTCTCAAAACTTCGCCATCGCCATCTTGTTTCTTTGATTGGCTATTGTGAAGAGAACTGTGAAATGATCCTAGTATATGACTACATGGCTCACGGTACCCTCCGTGAGCATCTATATAAGACCCAGAAGCCTCCTTTACCTTGGAAGCAGAGGCTTGAGATTTGCATTGGTGCTGCTCGTGGGTTGCACTATCTTCATACTGGTGCCAAGCATACTATTATCCACCGTGATGTGAAGACCACTAATATCCTCTTGGATGAGAAGTGGGTGGCAAAGGTTTCTGATTTTGGGTTGTCTAAAACAGGCCCTACATTGGATCACACCCATGTCAGTACTGTGGTGAAGGGCAGTTTTGGATATCTGGATCCAGAATACTTCAGAAGGCAGCAACTCACGGACAAATCTGATGTCTACTCATTTGGTGTAGTGCTGTTTGAGATTTTGTGTGCTCGGCCAGCTCTGAACCCAACTCTTCCAAAGGAGCAAGTGAGCTTGGCAGAGTGGGCTTTCCATTGCTACAAGAAGGGCACTTTTGACCAGATAATCGACCCATATCTGAAAGGGAAGCTTGCACCAGAATGCTTGAAGAAATTTACAGAGACAGCAGTGAAGTGTGTGTCTGATGTTGGTGTAGACAGGCCCTCGATGGGAGATGTGCTGTGGAACCTTGAATTTGCTCTGCAACTTCAGGAGAGTGCAGAGGAGTGTGGCAAGGGTTTTGGGAAAATGGACATTGAAGAAGGCTTTGATGTCACATGCAAAGGAAAGAAGGATTTAAATGAAACCCCAGGTTATGATGCGAGCATGACTGATTCAAGAAGCAGCGGAATATCTATGAGCATTGGCGGCCGCAGCCTTGCCAGTGAAGACTCAGACGGGCTAACACCTAGTGCTGTTTTCTCTCAAATCATGAATCCTAAAGGACGTTAA